In one window of Tellurirhabdus rosea DNA:
- the yajC gene encoding preprotein translocase subunit YajC encodes MTFSSILLQAQSTQQTIMTVVMWVGIIGVFYFFMIRPQQKKQKDQRTFVDNLKKGDNVVTIGGLHGRVYAVEGTTVTLEVDKGLKLTFEKSAISREASAKTES; translated from the coding sequence ATGACCTTCTCAAGTATCCTCCTTCAGGCCCAGTCCACCCAGCAGACCATCATGACCGTGGTGATGTGGGTGGGGATTATCGGTGTATTCTACTTTTTCATGATTCGTCCGCAGCAGAAAAAGCAGAAGGACCAGCGCACGTTTGTGGACAACCTGAAAAAAGGGGACAATGTCGTCACCATCGGCGGGCTGCACGGCCGCGTGTATGCCGTAGAAGGCACAACGGTAACGCTGGAAGTGGACAAAGGGCTGAAATTGACGTTCGAAAAATCGGCCATTTCCCGCGAAGCCTCGGCAAAAACCGAATCCTAA
- a CDS encoding DUF1573 domain-containing protein, whose amino-acid sequence MKRILFSLMLLGTALTSCQTKSGEGQANAGTGSTGNMPKIVFADKGIHDFGTITEGQTVERDFKFKNEGTVPLIINNINVSCGCTTPEWPKKPVQPGEEAAIKVQFNSTGKLGEQNKTVTVYANTDPAYTELAFRAMVKAKNDTSAVNQ is encoded by the coding sequence ATGAAACGCATTCTTTTTAGCCTTATGCTGCTGGGCACCGCCCTGACCTCCTGCCAGACCAAAAGCGGGGAGGGCCAGGCTAACGCGGGCACCGGGTCGACCGGAAACATGCCTAAAATCGTGTTTGCGGACAAAGGCATCCACGACTTTGGGACCATCACCGAAGGACAGACCGTTGAACGGGACTTTAAATTCAAGAACGAAGGCACAGTCCCGCTGATCATCAACAACATCAATGTCTCCTGCGGATGCACCACACCCGAATGGCCGAAAAAACCCGTTCAGCCGGGCGAAGAAGCGGCCATCAAGGTGCAGTTCAACAGCACGGGGAAACTGGGTGAACAGAACAAAACCGTGACGGTGTACGCCAACACGGACCCGGCCTACACGGAACTGGCCTTCCGGGCAATGGTGAAAGCCAAAAACGATACCTCCGCCGTGAACCAATAA
- a CDS encoding BT_3044 domain-containing protein — MKKQLITLLCAGTLLSGLSGCLNDKGYTDLINAENAQPVVSIFGGQSGSKVLGVDLSTTPVDTKLFDVNLGSPSKLGQDVTVTIAVDPNLLKGTTYELLPTNTYSIPATQVVIKAGQRDVPFSVKFNTSLIDLKKSYALPLTITSANGAVVATNLKDVVFGIKVNNIYAGKYQATGTFTHPTAGPRAINREKTLATIDATTSETEFADLGGSGWTMQLKINADNTVTLIPTGSSNTSTKQSGVNKYDPASKTFTLNYSYPGAGGDRVVTETITRK, encoded by the coding sequence ATGAAAAAACAACTGATAACTCTCCTCTGCGCCGGAACGCTGCTGTCGGGCCTGAGCGGATGTTTGAACGATAAAGGATACACCGACCTGATCAATGCCGAAAACGCCCAGCCGGTCGTGAGCATCTTCGGCGGACAGAGCGGCAGCAAAGTGCTGGGAGTCGACCTGAGCACCACGCCGGTCGATACGAAACTGTTCGACGTGAACCTGGGCTCGCCCTCCAAGCTCGGCCAGGACGTGACTGTGACCATCGCCGTGGATCCGAACCTGCTGAAAGGAACCACCTACGAACTGCTGCCGACCAACACCTATTCGATTCCTGCGACGCAGGTGGTCATCAAAGCGGGTCAGCGCGACGTTCCCTTCAGCGTGAAGTTCAACACGAGCCTCATCGATCTGAAAAAGTCGTATGCCCTGCCGCTGACCATCACGAGTGCCAACGGAGCCGTGGTCGCTACGAACCTGAAAGACGTTGTTTTCGGAATCAAAGTGAACAACATCTACGCCGGTAAGTACCAGGCAACGGGTACATTTACCCACCCGACGGCTGGTCCGCGTGCCATCAACCGGGAGAAAACGCTGGCAACCATCGACGCGACGACTTCGGAAACGGAGTTCGCTGATCTCGGCGGCTCTGGCTGGACGATGCAGTTGAAGATCAACGCCGACAACACGGTGACACTCATCCCGACGGGTTCTTCCAACACATCAACGAAGCAGTCTGGTGTGAACAAATACGATCCAGCTTCCAAGACTTTTACGCTGAATTACAGCTATCCGGGTGCCGGTGGCGATCGTGTTGTGACCGAGACGATTACCAGAAAATAA
- a CDS encoding SusD/RagB family nutrient-binding outer membrane lipoprotein: MLAAGGCKEGYLDINKNPNAATTSSADLVLPAALNGTTNLLTHNEIGHFWAGHWSPSGSVSGFNPEKTYDLPGNFRTAIWTSSYDNLSDYDYIEKSATAAKQQAYIGIAKVMKAYIFQRLVDTYGNVPYTEALQGPANLRPKYDNGQAIYDDLVKQLEAAVVALKAPITAENPSPAATDIVFKGDLTKWVKFANTLKMRILIRQSNIAAKQDAIKSGIAKAVADGGFLGVNENALVQPGFLKTAGKQNPFYETYGFTAAGTIAGNKEFYTNADFFIKALTSTNDPRLERYATRNNANQWQGVPFGEGSDPYLYAKTSGFGPAILKSFDQPQVLMQSAESFFLQAEAVQRGYLTGGDAKTLYNAGVLESFKFLEVPSAATAVNTYLSQEVPNVNFDSSTDKLQAIITQKWTALGAFGGFEAWTEFRRTGFPKVPLSTRAMGTKHVARFLYPSQELGTNEANVKAQGTINQFDTKLFWMK; encoded by the coding sequence TTGCTTGCAGCCGGCGGCTGTAAAGAGGGCTACCTCGACATCAACAAAAACCCGAACGCAGCGACGACTTCATCGGCCGATCTGGTTCTGCCCGCTGCGCTCAACGGAACCACCAACCTGCTGACCCATAACGAAATCGGCCACTTCTGGGCCGGTCACTGGTCGCCGTCAGGTTCGGTGTCGGGCTTCAACCCGGAGAAAACCTATGACCTGCCGGGTAACTTCCGGACAGCCATCTGGACGTCTTCGTACGACAATCTTTCTGACTACGACTACATCGAAAAATCAGCAACGGCTGCCAAACAGCAGGCGTATATCGGGATTGCCAAGGTCATGAAGGCGTACATTTTCCAGCGTCTGGTCGATACCTACGGCAACGTTCCGTATACGGAAGCGCTGCAGGGCCCGGCGAACCTGCGTCCGAAATACGACAATGGTCAGGCGATCTACGATGATCTGGTGAAGCAACTGGAAGCGGCCGTAGTGGCCCTGAAGGCGCCCATCACGGCGGAAAACCCCAGCCCGGCAGCCACCGATATCGTTTTCAAAGGCGACCTGACCAAGTGGGTGAAGTTTGCCAACACGCTGAAAATGCGTATCCTGATTCGTCAGTCGAACATCGCCGCCAAGCAGGATGCCATCAAGTCGGGCATTGCCAAAGCCGTGGCTGATGGCGGTTTCCTGGGCGTCAACGAGAACGCCCTCGTTCAGCCGGGCTTCCTGAAGACGGCCGGTAAGCAGAATCCGTTCTATGAAACGTATGGTTTCACCGCTGCGGGTACGATTGCTGGTAACAAAGAATTCTATACGAACGCTGATTTCTTCATCAAAGCCCTGACGAGCACCAACGACCCCCGTCTGGAGCGTTATGCTACCCGCAACAACGCCAACCAGTGGCAGGGTGTACCGTTCGGCGAAGGCAGCGACCCGTACCTGTACGCTAAAACGTCTGGTTTCGGTCCGGCCATTCTGAAGAGCTTCGACCAGCCGCAGGTGCTGATGCAGTCTGCTGAAAGCTTCTTCCTGCAGGCAGAAGCAGTGCAGCGCGGTTACCTGACCGGTGGCGATGCCAAAACACTGTACAATGCCGGGGTTCTGGAATCCTTCAAATTCCTGGAGGTTCCGAGCGCGGCCACGGCTGTCAACACGTACCTGAGCCAGGAAGTGCCGAATGTCAACTTTGATTCGTCGACGGACAAGCTCCAGGCGATCATCACGCAGAAGTGGACGGCCCTGGGCGCGTTCGGCGGCTTCGAAGCCTGGACGGAATTCCGTCGTACGGGCTTCCCGAAAGTTCCGCTGTCGACGCGGGCTATGGGCACCAAACACGTTGCCCGTTTCCTCTATCCGTCGCAGGAACTGGGAACGAACGAAGCCAACGTGAAGGCGCAGGGTACGATCAACCAGTTTGATACGAAGCTTTTCTGGATGAAGTAA
- a CDS encoding SusC/RagA family TonB-linked outer membrane protein: MRKSLFLSVLGVLFSLFAAAQTRTVTGSVLSGDDKSPLPGVNVTVQGTTRGTQTDANGTYKIQVGDEATLVFSFVGYKAQTVAVGNRSVVDVSLESDAATLNEVVVTALGVVRQQKELGSATDVVKADKLIQAKAANVAQALSGKVAGLQINTINNSVNPSTRVVLRGNRSLLGNNQALVVIDGTQVPQDAINFLNPNDIESVTVLKGANAAAVYGSEASNGALIITTKKGSAGAPRVTIQNTTNFESISFLPKLNERFGAGTEAYSRDYIPFENQSYGPEFDGSEVEMGQHLEDGTVAKGPYSLAKNGKRNAFDVGVSRQTDISLSAGDERSTFYISLQDLKTTGIVPGDDYRRTGGRFNASRQYGKFRGGFNLDYRIGNFEGTSGGFYNNILNTPANINLTDYRNWQPFRLADGTLNPANPNNYFNDYFQNPYFDKDINRQARRDNYLTGNFELQYTPVKWLNILYRLGTANQSYETKVTSAKYTFSPYAKQHVYRAKDLAGSVSDNIARISRLQQDFFITTDNKFGDFTSKVIVGSAITERSGRAVNSGANALVIPDLYNVSNRVGEPNAGEAMAQERLIGVYGDASFGYKDFLFLHVSGRNDWSSVLAKENRSFFYPGADLSFVLTDAIPALQNNNILNSAKVRVAATKVGQINLQGPFGFNAYQLETTFNPGAGFPYGSLAGYSLGNTANNPNIQPEFITSYEVGGEFSLLNDRINLDLSYYTQQNTNQTVGIDVSTSTGFSRAVINTGRLDNKGFEIDLKTTPLRLANGLRWDVGINYSQVNTKVVEITPGLNEINLSLNYGVVNSSLYQVFAVTGQQYPVLKVVGYERERNAEGNMIPGGRVVVDPATGYPLKAAELINLGRTNPRDRLGVNTSLKYKGFGFNALAEYRGGNVVAHGLAETMWFTGASYATTVYGRERFIFPNSVVKNADGSYTTNNSIAVKDGGLGAWDSQLRNYGENFVTSGAFWKLRELAFTYEVPRALLAKTRAIKNATIGVVGRNLLTLLPKENIYTDPEFNNSTSNAVGVNATYITPPTRTYGFTVQVGF; encoded by the coding sequence ATGAGAAAAAGTCTATTCCTCAGTGTCCTGGGGGTGCTGTTTTCGTTGTTCGCAGCGGCACAGACCAGGACGGTGACCGGCTCTGTTTTGTCCGGTGATGACAAATCTCCGCTTCCGGGTGTGAACGTAACCGTTCAGGGAACAACCCGGGGTACTCAAACTGACGCAAACGGAACGTATAAAATCCAGGTAGGCGATGAGGCTACGCTGGTATTCTCGTTTGTAGGTTACAAAGCACAGACCGTCGCCGTTGGAAACCGCTCGGTGGTCGACGTTTCACTGGAAAGTGATGCCGCTACGTTGAATGAGGTCGTGGTTACGGCCCTTGGTGTCGTTCGTCAACAAAAAGAACTGGGTTCGGCCACCGACGTGGTGAAAGCCGACAAGCTGATTCAGGCCAAAGCCGCCAACGTGGCCCAGGCCCTCTCCGGTAAGGTAGCCGGTCTGCAGATCAACACCATCAACAACAGCGTCAACCCGTCGACCCGCGTGGTGCTGCGCGGTAACCGCTCGCTGCTGGGTAACAACCAGGCGCTGGTCGTTATCGATGGTACGCAGGTTCCGCAGGACGCCATCAACTTCCTGAACCCGAACGACATCGAGTCGGTGACGGTGCTGAAAGGCGCCAACGCCGCCGCCGTTTACGGTTCGGAAGCCTCCAACGGTGCCCTGATCATCACGACCAAGAAAGGCTCCGCCGGTGCTCCGCGCGTGACGATCCAGAACACGACCAACTTCGAGAGCATCAGCTTCCTGCCCAAACTGAACGAGCGCTTCGGTGCCGGTACGGAGGCTTACAGCCGCGATTACATTCCATTTGAGAACCAGAGCTACGGTCCGGAATTCGACGGATCAGAAGTAGAAATGGGTCAGCACCTGGAAGACGGAACGGTAGCTAAAGGCCCTTATTCACTGGCCAAAAACGGCAAGCGTAACGCGTTTGACGTGGGTGTTAGCCGCCAGACGGATATATCTCTGTCAGCCGGTGACGAGCGCAGCACGTTCTACATCTCGTTGCAGGACCTGAAAACGACGGGTATTGTACCGGGCGACGACTACCGCCGTACGGGTGGCCGCTTCAACGCTTCGCGCCAGTATGGTAAGTTCCGGGGCGGATTCAACCTCGACTACCGTATCGGTAACTTCGAAGGGACTTCAGGAGGCTTTTATAACAACATCCTGAACACGCCGGCCAACATCAACCTGACGGACTACCGCAACTGGCAGCCGTTCCGTCTGGCCGACGGCACGCTGAACCCGGCGAACCCGAACAACTACTTCAACGACTACTTCCAGAACCCGTACTTCGACAAGGATATCAACCGGCAGGCTCGCCGCGATAACTACCTGACGGGGAACTTCGAATTGCAGTATACGCCGGTAAAATGGCTGAACATCCTGTATCGCCTCGGAACGGCCAACCAGTCGTACGAAACGAAAGTAACGAGCGCGAAGTACACCTTCAGCCCGTATGCCAAGCAGCACGTTTACCGGGCAAAAGACCTGGCCGGTTCTGTGAGCGACAACATCGCCCGCATCAGCCGTCTGCAGCAGGACTTCTTCATTACGACGGACAATAAATTCGGCGATTTCACCTCCAAAGTGATTGTTGGTTCAGCCATCACGGAACGCTCGGGCCGGGCGGTTAACAGCGGTGCCAACGCTCTGGTTATCCCGGATCTGTACAACGTCAGCAACCGGGTTGGTGAGCCTAACGCCGGCGAAGCAATGGCTCAGGAACGATTGATTGGTGTTTACGGTGATGCTTCTTTCGGTTACAAAGACTTCCTGTTCCTGCACGTTTCAGGCCGTAATGACTGGTCTTCGGTACTGGCAAAAGAAAACCGTTCGTTCTTCTATCCGGGTGCCGACCTGTCGTTTGTCCTGACGGATGCCATCCCGGCGCTTCAGAACAACAACATCCTGAACTCAGCCAAGGTACGGGTAGCCGCTACGAAAGTGGGTCAGATCAACCTTCAGGGTCCTTTCGGCTTCAACGCTTACCAGTTGGAAACGACCTTCAACCCGGGTGCCGGCTTCCCGTATGGTTCGCTGGCCGGTTATTCACTGGGTAACACCGCCAACAACCCGAACATCCAGCCGGAATTTATTACTTCGTACGAAGTGGGTGGTGAGTTCTCCCTGCTGAACGACCGTATCAACCTCGACCTGTCGTACTACACGCAGCAGAACACAAACCAGACGGTCGGTATCGACGTTTCGACGTCAACCGGCTTCAGCCGCGCTGTCATCAACACGGGTCGCCTGGACAACAAAGGCTTTGAAATCGACCTGAAAACAACGCCGCTCCGTCTGGCTAATGGCCTGCGGTGGGATGTAGGTATCAACTACTCTCAGGTGAATACGAAAGTGGTGGAAATCACACCGGGTCTGAACGAAATCAACCTCAGCCTGAACTATGGTGTGGTTAACTCCAGCCTCTATCAGGTATTCGCCGTGACGGGTCAGCAATATCCGGTCCTGAAAGTAGTCGGCTACGAGCGCGAGCGCAATGCAGAAGGCAACATGATTCCGGGTGGACGCGTCGTGGTTGATCCGGCCACGGGCTACCCGCTGAAAGCCGCTGAACTCATCAACCTCGGCCGCACGAACCCGCGCGACCGCCTGGGTGTCAACACGTCCCTGAAGTACAAAGGCTTTGGCTTCAACGCCCTGGCTGAATACCGCGGCGGCAACGTCGTGGCTCACGGTCTGGCCGAAACGATGTGGTTTACGGGTGCTTCTTACGCAACGACCGTTTACGGCCGCGAGCGTTTCATTTTCCCGAACTCCGTGGTGAAAAACGCCGATGGTTCATACACGACCAACAACTCCATCGCTGTAAAAGATGGTGGTCTGGGTGCCTGGGACAGCCAACTGCGTAACTACGGTGAGAACTTCGTTACGAGCGGTGCCTTCTGGAAACTGCGCGAACTGGCCTTCACCTATGAAGTACCGCGCGCCCTGCTGGCAAAAACCCGGGCCATCAAAAACGCCACGATCGGCGTGGTTGGCCGGAACCTGCTGACGCTCCTGCCGAAGGAGAACATCTACACGGACCCTGAGTTCAACAACTCGACCTCAAACGCCGTGGGGGTTAACGCAACCTACATTACTCCGCCGACCCGCACGTACGGTTTCACGGTTCAGGTTGGTTTCTAA
- a CDS encoding amidase, which translates to MRKYLLPLSACALSFAAGAFISNDDPKKPITAEIADVASRVFGLEFTAAERDSMLGNLNELREDYDALRKIELNNEVAPALYFNPLPAGFKLSTGAASFKASVPDKVTLPASRDELAFYTVAQLGQLLRTRQISSEELTKFFLNRLKQYNPKLYCVITLTEDLALAQARKADAEIRAGRYRGPLHGIPYGAKDLLAKRGYKTTWGSVPYKDQTLDVDATVIKRLEEAGAVLCAKMAVGELAWGDVWFGGMARNPWDPTTGASGSSAGSGSAVSAGLLPFAIGTETLGSIVSPSTVNGVTGLRPTFGRVSRHGAMALSWSMDKIGPMTRSVEDCALVFNAIYGPDGNDPTVVSAPFRYAPLPSLKGVRVGYLKKAFDSAYPGKESDQATLEVLKKLGAELVPVELPAIPASRLLIVLNAEAAAAFDELTRSGKDDQMVRQIKNAWPNEFRSARFIPAVEYIQANRLRTKLINDMHAQLKKAGVDVYVSPTYAGGNLTVTNLTGHPCVVLPNGFTNKGLPRSITFMGQLFEEGKVLAVAKAYQDATDFHTKHPKLN; encoded by the coding sequence ATGAGAAAATACCTTTTACCGCTTTCTGCCTGCGCCCTGAGCTTTGCCGCCGGCGCCTTCATCAGCAACGATGATCCCAAAAAGCCCATTACCGCCGAGATTGCCGACGTGGCTTCGCGCGTCTTTGGACTGGAATTTACCGCCGCCGAACGCGACTCCATGCTGGGCAACCTGAACGAACTTCGGGAAGACTATGATGCCCTGCGCAAAATAGAGCTGAACAACGAGGTCGCTCCGGCTCTGTACTTCAACCCGCTGCCGGCGGGGTTCAAACTGTCCACCGGAGCCGCCTCTTTTAAAGCCAGTGTGCCTGATAAAGTTACCCTGCCAGCCAGCCGCGACGAACTCGCTTTCTACACCGTTGCGCAACTCGGCCAGTTGCTGCGGACGCGGCAGATCAGTTCGGAAGAACTGACAAAATTCTTCCTGAATCGGCTGAAGCAGTACAATCCCAAACTTTACTGCGTCATCACGCTGACGGAAGACCTTGCGCTGGCGCAGGCCCGTAAGGCGGATGCGGAAATCCGCGCAGGCCGGTACCGCGGACCGCTGCATGGCATTCCGTACGGTGCCAAAGACCTGCTGGCAAAGCGGGGCTACAAGACTACCTGGGGCTCGGTGCCTTACAAGGACCAGACGCTCGATGTGGATGCGACCGTAATCAAACGGCTGGAAGAAGCCGGGGCCGTGCTTTGCGCCAAAATGGCCGTGGGCGAACTGGCCTGGGGCGACGTCTGGTTCGGCGGCATGGCCCGCAACCCCTGGGACCCGACCACCGGGGCCAGTGGTTCGTCGGCGGGCTCGGGTTCGGCCGTTTCGGCGGGGCTGCTGCCGTTTGCCATCGGGACCGAAACGCTGGGCTCCATTGTCTCGCCCTCGACCGTCAACGGCGTCACGGGGCTGCGTCCGACCTTTGGGCGGGTGAGCCGCCACGGCGCCATGGCCCTGAGCTGGTCGATGGATAAAATCGGGCCAATGACGCGCTCGGTGGAGGACTGCGCGCTGGTGTTCAATGCCATTTACGGCCCGGACGGCAACGACCCGACGGTGGTCAGCGCGCCTTTCCGCTATGCGCCGCTGCCCTCGCTGAAAGGCGTCCGGGTGGGTTACCTCAAGAAAGCCTTTGATTCCGCCTATCCCGGCAAGGAAAGCGACCAGGCGACGCTGGAGGTCTTGAAGAAACTGGGCGCGGAGCTGGTGCCGGTGGAATTGCCCGCCATTCCGGCGAGCCGGCTGCTGATTGTTCTGAACGCCGAAGCCGCGGCCGCCTTCGACGAGCTGACCCGTTCGGGCAAAGACGACCAGATGGTGCGGCAGATCAAGAATGCCTGGCCGAATGAATTCCGCTCGGCCCGCTTCATCCCCGCGGTGGAATACATTCAGGCGAACCGCCTCCGGACGAAGCTCATCAACGACATGCACGCGCAACTGAAGAAAGCCGGCGTCGACGTTTACGTATCACCGACGTATGCCGGCGGCAACCTGACGGTAACCAACCTGACCGGCCATCCCTGCGTGGTGTTGCCAAACGGTTTTACGAACAAAGGGCTGCCCCGAAGCATCACGTTTATGGGTCAGTTATTCGAGGAGGGGAAAGTGCTGGCCGTAGCCAAAGCCTATCAGGATGCTACGGATTTTCACACCAAACACCCGAAATTAAACTGA
- a CDS encoding YtxH domain-containing protein, with the protein MSRTSQTLLAFLTGCATGAALGLLYAPDKGEVTRDRLMYRLSKYREQLNQLLTDLLNSADLPESFAKTEGQRVVNDAREKAERLLEDVDRLMEQIKRQGA; encoded by the coding sequence ATGAGCAGAACGAGCCAAACCTTACTTGCCTTTCTGACGGGCTGCGCAACCGGAGCCGCCCTGGGATTGCTGTACGCCCCCGACAAGGGCGAAGTAACCCGCGACCGGCTGATGTACCGCCTGTCGAAATACCGTGAACAACTCAATCAACTTTTGACCGACCTGCTGAATTCGGCTGATCTGCCCGAAAGTTTTGCCAAAACCGAAGGCCAGCGCGTGGTGAATGACGCCCGCGAGAAGGCCGAACGGCTGCTGGAAGACGTAGACCGGCTGATGGAGCAAATCAAGCGGCAGGGCGCGTAA
- the coaE gene encoding dephospho-CoA kinase (Dephospho-CoA kinase (CoaE) performs the final step in coenzyme A biosynthesis.) has product MKEENGKKPRQIGVTGGIGSGKSVVCAIFRALGAPIYEADTRAKWLVNHDAILRSDITRLLGPQAYDLGGEYNRTWVAARVFARPELLQQLNALIHPRVYADTLAWVREQQGAPYVIKEAALMSAAGDGNSLDRVVVVEAPLDLRLARIRRRDPHRTEDEIRNIISRQISDEARRRLADHLIQNDEIHLLTPQVAALHASFCNL; this is encoded by the coding sequence ATGAAAGAAGAAAACGGTAAAAAACCCCGGCAGATTGGCGTAACGGGCGGAATCGGGTCGGGCAAGAGCGTCGTCTGCGCCATTTTCCGGGCGCTGGGCGCACCCATCTACGAAGCCGACACCCGCGCCAAATGGCTGGTCAACCACGATGCCATCCTGCGGTCCGACATCACCCGGCTGCTCGGTCCGCAGGCCTACGACCTCGGCGGAGAGTACAACCGGACCTGGGTCGCCGCCCGGGTGTTTGCCCGCCCCGAACTCCTGCAGCAGCTGAATGCCCTGATTCATCCCCGCGTTTACGCGGATACGCTCGCGTGGGTGCGCGAACAGCAGGGCGCTCCCTACGTCATCAAGGAAGCGGCCCTGATGAGCGCCGCCGGCGATGGCAACAGCCTCGACCGGGTAGTGGTGGTCGAGGCGCCGCTGGACCTCCGACTGGCCCGTATCCGCCGCCGCGATCCGCACCGCACCGAAGACGAAATCCGGAACATCATCAGCCGCCAGATCAGCGACGAAGCACGCCGCAGGCTGGCCGACCACCTCATCCAGAACGACGAAATTCACTTACTAACCCCGCAGGTCGCAGCCCTGCACGCGTCTTTTTGCAACCTATGA
- a CDS encoding amidohydrolase, whose product MRKITLLAASLFAFFQVEAQTQALKNRINTRAQGLEQQVVKWRRDFHQNPELSNREFQTAAKVAAHLQALGMEVQTNVAKTGVVGILKGGKPGPVVALRADMDGLPVTERVDVPFKSTVTTEFNGQKTGIMHACGHDSHVAILMAVADVLTSIKADLKGTVKFIFQPAEEGAPAGEEGGAQLMVKEGVLNNPKVDAIFGLHINSQTEVGTIKYRPGATMAAVDQYAIRVRGKQTHGAAPWAGVDPIVTSAQIVSGLQTIVARNVNITEAPAVVTVGAIHGGIRQNIIPEEVNMIGTIRTFSPEAQQLVHRRINEVATNIAESAGAKADVKIDIMYPVTYNDPALTDQMVPTLEAVAGKDKVKITPVQTGAEDFSFFQQKVPGFFFFLGGMPKGRKLEEAAPHHTPDFYIDESGFTLGVKALSHLTVDYMEQWKK is encoded by the coding sequence ATGAGAAAAATTACCTTGTTGGCCGCCAGTCTGTTTGCTTTTTTTCAGGTAGAGGCCCAGACCCAGGCGCTAAAGAACCGTATAAATACACGGGCCCAGGGGCTGGAGCAGCAGGTCGTAAAGTGGCGGCGTGACTTCCACCAGAACCCGGAATTAAGCAACCGTGAGTTTCAGACGGCGGCCAAAGTGGCGGCTCACCTGCAGGCCCTGGGCATGGAAGTGCAGACCAATGTGGCCAAGACCGGGGTCGTCGGAATCCTGAAAGGAGGGAAGCCCGGTCCGGTGGTCGCCCTGCGCGCGGATATGGACGGGCTGCCGGTGACCGAGCGGGTGGATGTGCCGTTCAAGTCAACGGTTACTACGGAGTTCAACGGGCAGAAGACGGGCATCATGCACGCCTGCGGACATGATTCGCATGTAGCCATCCTGATGGCCGTGGCCGACGTACTTACGTCCATCAAAGCGGACCTGAAAGGAACCGTCAAGTTCATTTTCCAGCCGGCGGAAGAAGGTGCCCCGGCCGGCGAGGAAGGCGGCGCGCAGCTGATGGTGAAAGAAGGGGTGCTGAATAACCCGAAAGTGGACGCCATTTTCGGACTGCATATCAACTCCCAGACGGAAGTCGGGACGATCAAATACCGGCCCGGCGCCACGATGGCGGCCGTGGACCAGTACGCGATCCGGGTGCGGGGCAAACAGACGCACGGAGCGGCTCCCTGGGCGGGCGTGGACCCGATCGTGACGTCGGCCCAGATCGTCAGCGGCCTGCAAACCATCGTCGCCCGCAACGTCAACATCACCGAGGCCCCGGCCGTCGTGACGGTAGGGGCCATCCACGGGGGCATCCGGCAGAACATCATTCCGGAGGAAGTGAACATGATCGGCACGATTCGGACGTTCAGCCCGGAGGCGCAGCAACTGGTGCATCGGCGCATCAACGAGGTGGCGACGAACATTGCCGAAAGCGCCGGAGCCAAAGCCGACGTGAAAATCGACATCATGTATCCGGTCACCTACAACGACCCCGCCCTGACCGACCAGATGGTGCCGACGCTCGAAGCGGTCGCCGGCAAAGACAAGGTAAAGATCACGCCCGTGCAGACCGGAGCTGAGGATTTCTCATTCTTCCAGCAGAAAGTGCCGGGCTTCTTTTTCTTCCTGGGCGGCATGCCGAAGGGCAGGAAGCTGGAAGAAGCGGCCCCGCACCACACCCCGGACTTTTACATTGATGAAAGTGGTTTTACGCTGGGCGTCAAAGCCCTCAGCCACCTGACGGTGGATTACATGGAGCAGTGGAAGAAATAA